One Mobula hypostoma chromosome X2, sMobHyp1.1, whole genome shotgun sequence genomic window carries:
- the LOC134340718 gene encoding probable G-protein coupled receptor 139, with protein MCGLSKCVTRYLVGMAAADLLVVISDPLMRWTAVIYFPRSFLLITPVCRLNHWLISASTAASVWLTVAFTVDRFVAICCEKLKTRYCTERTAAVVIGTVSVLACLEGVPWSFAYGPGEIIDGVPWGCVRTQSYTNTPSWAAFDMFDLILTPCAPFFLILLFNILTVRRILAASRARRGLRGQKSGENDKDREMENRRKSIVLLFSITGCFIMFWATYVVFYIYQRISKSFDYSFTDPRYITQHTSEILQILSSCTNTCIYAVTQSKFRDELKNAVKYPVNQLLKLFMK; from the coding sequence ATgtgcggtctctccaaatgtgtcactcgctacctggtgggaATGGCAGCGGCCGATCTCCTGGTCGTTATCTCCGATCCGCTGATGAGGTGGACTGCTGTTATTTATTTCCCCCGATCATTCCTGCTCATCACTCCTGTGTGTAGACTCAATCATTGGTTGATTTCTGCGAGCACAGCGGCCTCAGTCTGGCTGACTGTAGCTTTCACCGTCGATCGATTTGTGGCTATTTGCtgtgagaagctgaaaacaagatattgcaccgagagaacggcGGCTGTGGTTATCGGGACAGTGAGTGTGCTGGCCTGTTTGGAGGGAGTCCCCTGGAGCTTTGCATACGGGCCTGGAGAAATAATTGATGGTGTTCCCTGGGGTTGTGTTCGTACACAGAGCTACACAAACACTCCCTCATGGGCGGCATTCGACATGTTTGACCTTATTTTAACCCCTTGCGCCCCATTTTTTCTGATTTTACTGTTCAATATTCTGACTGTCAGGCGGATTCTAGCGGCCAGTCGAGCCCGCAGGGGGCTCCGGGGACAGAAGAGTGGAGAGAATGACAAGGACCGGGAGATGGAGAACCGGCGCAAATCCATCGTTTTGCTCTTCAGTATAACCGGTTGTTTCATAATGTTCTGGGCAACGTACGTGGTATTTTACATCTATCAACGGATTTCGAAGAGTTTTGATTATTCTTTCACCGATCCCCGTTACATCACACAACACACATcggaaattctgcagattctcagTTCCTGCACAAACACGTGTATTTACGCCGTGACTCAGAGCAAATTCCGAGACGAACTAAAGAATGCGGTGAAATATCCAGTGAATCAGCTTTTGAAACTGTTTATGAAATAA